The genomic region ATGTCATTGATGCTCCTGGAGGTGGCGGCAAGATCCCTCTGTTGCCGCAGTATTGCCAGGGGGTAGATGATGATTCAATTGTTCTGAAAAATTATGAACATAAATATTTCTACTACCCTGATACAAAATGACTGTAAAAGCCATGCGTGTTGGCCTGACCTACGACCTCAGAGATGATTACAAGGCATTGGGCTATGATGACGAAGCCATTGCGGAATTTGACAGTATAGAAACCATTGATGCCATTGACAACACGCTTAAGCAGTTAGGATTTATCACCGAGAGAATTGGTCACATCCGCAATCTAGTGTTACGCCTGGCACACAATAAGCACTGGGATATTGTATTCAATATTGCAGAAGGAATGTATGGTATAGGGCGTGAGGCTCAGATCCCTGCGTTGCTTGATGCTTATACAATTCCTTACACTTTCTCTGACCCACTGGTTATGGCACTTACTTTAAATAAAGCAATGACAAAACAAATACTGCGTGACCACCATATACCTACCCCTCCATTCGTATTGATTAATACTGTTGATGATATTGCACATTGCAATCTCACCTATCCTTTATTTGCAAAGCCTTACGCTGAAGGAACTGGCAAAGGCATTAGCGCCTCTTCAATCATCAACAATTCAGGCCAGCTTGAAACAACCTGTGTGCAGCTACTTCAAAAATACAAACAACCTGTACTGGTTGAAGAATACCTGCCTGGCAGGGAATTTACCGTGGGTATAGTTGGCAGTGGCAACAACGCAAGAGCTATCGGTGTCATAGAGATTATAGTACGTGAGCATGCAGAAGAAAATGTATATTCCTACACCAATAAGGAAAAGTGTGAAGAATTAGTAGAATACAAGCTTGCCTGCGATACTACTGCACAAAGTGCAATAACAGTAGCATTACAATCATGGAAGGTACTGGGCTGCCGCGATGCTGGCCGCGTTGATATTAAGTGCGATAGCTATGGCAATCCAAACTTTCTTGAAGTAAATCCTCTTGCCGGACTCCATCCAACACACTCCGACCTGCCCATTATATGCACTAACGTTGGTATATCGTACGAGCAGTTGATCGCAACCATTATGTATAATGCCTTAGAGCGTTATAGCTTACTGGATAAAGCTCCAAAAAATTTATCTTCATTCATCATAAAATAATAGTTGCACAAAAATAATAACGTTAAAAACTTTGTAATACCAATCACTATATTCACCAAAACTATTATTTTATACGTTGGAAGAATGGAGATAATTTTTATCCACCAGTACGTAGATGTTGATGCTCCATTAGATGAAAAAGATGTTCTGGAGCAGCGTGATGAGCTTAGTGGTATATTTAAAGAGATGGGATATCCCACTAGCTACAGAGCACTGCGTTCTCATCTTGATCTGCTGTCATTGCAAGAGTTATCGCACAAAAATTGCATTGTTTTTAATCTGTGCGAAAGCCTTTTTGGCCGTGATGACCTAATGTTTTTAGCACCGTTCATGCTTGAGCAGTACGGAATTCCCTTTACCGGCTCAGGCTCCCGTGCTATTGCACTAAGTTGCCATAAGCTTGAAAGTAAAAAAATAATGATTCATCACAATATCCCTACCCCTGCATACATTACTAAAGATACTGAGTATAGTGCAGATCTTAATGGCACCTATATTATCAAACCCTACAACACCCACGCATCAATTAATATTACCCAAGATTCAATAGTAACGGTGCAATCACAAAAGGACTTCACCATACTGAAAGAAAGGCTTTGTTCCTCAAGCAATCTTTTTGCAGAAGAATTTATTGATGGTAGAGAATTTAACATATCGCTCCTGTTAACTGATGATGGGGTTAAAATTCTGCCACATGCTGAGATACTTTTTGATAACTACCCACCCACTATGTATAAAATAGTTGATTATGATGCAAAGTGGGTACATACCTCATTTGCCTATGAAAATACTAACCGCAGTTTTATTTTTTCAGATGAAGACAAACCCATACTGGACGAAATTGACAGGATATCCCTTGCACTCTGGGATATTTTTTCACTTAACGGGTATGCCCGTATTGATTTCAGGGTAAGAGGGAACAAAGTTTTTGTGCTTGAGGTCAATGCCAATCCCTGCATATCTATTTACAGTGGTTTTATGGCAGCAGTACAGCAATATGGATTGACCTTTGCACAGGCACTTGATACAATCATACGACATCCTGTCCTATCACAAAAAATATATTCATGAATGAAATGAAGCACACTACAAAATACAATATCAAATATCGGGATTTCCCTATTGAAGATGATGGGGATGCCTTAGTAGCAATTCTTGAAGCAACTGGTTTTTTTTATCCCGAAGAAATTGATATTGCATTAGAATTACTCAATGAAAAATTAAAATTTGGCGATAGCTCAACATATCAATTTATATTTGCTGAATATGAGTCTACTGTAGTTGGATATATTTGCTACGGTAAGATACCATTGACGAAAGCATCATACGATGTATACTGGATTGCTGTAGACCCCCACTATCAAGGAAAAGGTATTGGATATGCATTACTACAGCAGGCTGAAGAGAAGATCAGGCATGAGGATGGCAAACATTTTTACATAGAAACTTCTGGAAGAAAATTATATCAGCCAACCCATGCATTCTATTTAAAAGCTGGATATACCATTATTGCAGTATTTAAGGATTTTTATGCTGATGGTGATGATAAATTAGTTTTCTATAAAAAATTATTATAACTTCCCGGTTACTATCTCCATACTTTTTAATTTTTCTTTGTTTTTTTATGAATATCAATTGTATCTTGACAAATAGCGTGTTACAATGATGTTATTACTATGAGGTTGTTATGGAATGTTTGTGTGGTGGAATATTGACCCAAGGTAAAAGCTGCTACAGTATCAGTGGGCAACACTTTTATCTTGTTATTGAAAATATTCCGGCATACAGGTGTACCCGATGTGGTAAAATATTGTTTGAAGATGACGTTGTTGATAAAATACAAGCATTACGTAAACGGGTTGAACGGGAAACAAAAGAGATTGTCACCGGCACCCCTTCAGTACATACATACGATTATTAACTTTATTAACATAATATTAGGAGAATGCGATCATGCGCGTACGATTTGCACCAAGCCCTACAGGTTTTCTGCATGTGGGCAATGCGCGAACTGCAGTACTCAATTATTTGTTTAAGAAAAAATATAATGCCACCTATATCCTCCGTATTGAAGATACTGATATGGAACGCAGCACTAAGGAATCAGAGCAATCTATACTCAACGACTTACAATGGCTTGGCATACAGTGGGATGAAGGTCCTGATTGCGGTGGTAGTTTTGGCCCATACCGGCAATCTGAACGATTTACCATTTACCAAGAATATACTGAAAAACTACTTGCAAGCGGCAATGCATATCATTGCTACTGCAGTCAGGAAGAACTTGACGCACAACGACAGATTGCAGCCCAAATGAATAAACCATTTGTATATCCCGGGACCTGTCGCAACCTTACACTAGAACAAAAAAAAGCGTATGAAAACCAGGGACGTAAGCCAACTGTGCGTTTTAGGGTTAAGGATGGAATTACCATTTCTATAGACGATCATATTAAAGGCAAAGTAGTATTTAACAGCGAAAATATTGGCGGTGATTTTATCATAGTGCGCTCTGATGGCGTACCTGTATATAACTATATTGTAATTATTGACGACACACTAATGAACATTTCACATGTAATCCGCGGTGAGGATCACCTGCCCAATACACCTAAGCAGATTTTGATTGCCATGGCATTGGATCTACCAGTTCCTCACTACGCTCACATGCCACTTTTACTTGGTCCTGATCGAACCAAGTTGTCAAAACGCCACGGTATAACTTCCGTTGCTGTATACCGTGAACAGGGCTACTTACCACAGGCATTGTTTAATTACCTGGCATTGTTAGGATGGACATTAGAATCAGGGGAGGAAATAGCTCCCATTGACACACTGGTTGAACAATTTGAATTGTCTAAGATTGGTAAAAGTTCGGCAATCTTTGACTTCCAAAAACTTAAATGGATGAACTCAGTGTATTTACGAAGTCTTCCCATTGATCAAGCGCGGGCACTATTTTATCCCTACATTGAAAATGCAGGCCTGAGTACATCTGATAGAGAATGGCTTAACAATGTAATTGACACTGTACGTGGAAATTGCGAGATAGCATCGGATATTGTTAAGGAGATATCACTATTCTATGGCGATACAGTGAAGTTTGAAGAAGATGCACTGGAAATGTTATCAAAGCCTGAAGCCAAAGAAGTTATAAAAACTGCACATGAACTGCTACACAGCACTATTAATGAAAATAATTACAGTGCCGAAACACTCAACATCATAAAACAAAAAACTGGATTGAAGGGGAAGATGCTTTTTATGCCATTCAGAGCAATGGTTACAGGGAGATTACATGGTCCGGAGCTTGATAAAATATTACCGCTGCTGGGTTTTGAACGTTTTGCAAAACGTATAGAATATTGCTATGAACGCTTTGCTAAATAAAGTGAAGATTCCAGCTCAAGCCCGGAATGACGGAGTGGGAATTTATGATTACATACGGAATGACGCAATTGAGTTTTATGGTTAGATACAAAATTGCATGGTAGAGACTCAAGGTTAAAATCATAATGACATGAATGAAACTATAGTGTTGTAGGAGTTTATCATAGGTATGAAACGATTTATTTTTGTAATAATCATAACAATTATTTTAAACGTGTGTGCATGTTCAGCACAAGCACCAAAAGAAATTCCGGTAGGCACCTGGCAGTACAATTTGCTAATTAATGGTGTAGAAATGGGTGTTGCAACCATTTCAAACAGCATTCAGGATAATCTATATATCTATCGTTTTGATTTATCAATGGGTAATGGCATAACACAATCACAGGATACTATAATAGAAACATTAGACTGTAAACCAGTAAAGCTTGAAAAACATACATATATCAAACAGGGGCAAACACAACAAAAACTTGACATAGTAGCCCTATGCAATGGCAACACCGTAACACTTATAGAAAATAATAGTAAAACCATTATAACCCTTGACGATGAGTATGTCCTTGATGGGAATTACTTTCTGTACATGCTTATTAAAAATAAATTTAAAAAAGGGTTGAAGATAACACAAAATATATATGATCCATCTCTCGAAAGAGAGAACACTATTCCAGTAACCATTACACTTGCAGGTACTGAAACAATATCAGTTAACAGTCAGATTAAAAAAGCTTGGAAAATTGAACAAAGTATTGGGAAAATCAAAAATATTATTGTATACCTTGATGAAAACGGTGTAGTGTTGAAAAGCTCCATAAAAATGCTGAACATGCAACTGGACATCATCCGAAAGGACTGACAATGAAAAAATTATTTGCCATAGCTATTACTACTGTTGTGGCTGGTTGTGTAGTATACATATATTCACAACCATTACCATCCAGTTTTTCAACGGTTACAATTGACAATATTAC from Spirochaetota bacterium harbors:
- a CDS encoding ATP-grasp domain-containing protein, producing MTVKAMRVGLTYDLRDDYKALGYDDEAIAEFDSIETIDAIDNTLKQLGFITERIGHIRNLVLRLAHNKHWDIVFNIAEGMYGIGREAQIPALLDAYTIPYTFSDPLVMALTLNKAMTKQILRDHHIPTPPFVLINTVDDIAHCNLTYPLFAKPYAEGTGKGISASSIINNSGQLETTCVQLLQKYKQPVLVEEYLPGREFTVGIVGSGNNARAIGVIEIIVREHAEENVYSYTNKEKCEELVEYKLACDTTAQSAITVALQSWKVLGCRDAGRVDIKCDSYGNPNFLEVNPLAGLHPTHSDLPIICTNVGISYEQLIATIMYNALERYSLLDKAPKNLSSFIIK
- a CDS encoding ATP-grasp domain-containing protein, producing MEIIFIHQYVDVDAPLDEKDVLEQRDELSGIFKEMGYPTSYRALRSHLDLLSLQELSHKNCIVFNLCESLFGRDDLMFLAPFMLEQYGIPFTGSGSRAIALSCHKLESKKIMIHHNIPTPAYITKDTEYSADLNGTYIIKPYNTHASINITQDSIVTVQSQKDFTILKERLCSSSNLFAEEFIDGREFNISLLLTDDGVKILPHAEILFDNYPPTMYKIVDYDAKWVHTSFAYENTNRSFIFSDEDKPILDEIDRISLALWDIFSLNGYARIDFRVRGNKVFVLEVNANPCISIYSGFMAAVQQYGLTFAQALDTIIRHPVLSQKIYS
- the gltX gene encoding glutamate--tRNA ligase, whose amino-acid sequence is MRVRFAPSPTGFLHVGNARTAVLNYLFKKKYNATYILRIEDTDMERSTKESEQSILNDLQWLGIQWDEGPDCGGSFGPYRQSERFTIYQEYTEKLLASGNAYHCYCSQEELDAQRQIAAQMNKPFVYPGTCRNLTLEQKKAYENQGRKPTVRFRVKDGITISIDDHIKGKVVFNSENIGGDFIIVRSDGVPVYNYIVIIDDTLMNISHVIRGEDHLPNTPKQILIAMALDLPVPHYAHMPLLLGPDRTKLSKRHGITSVAVYREQGYLPQALFNYLALLGWTLESGEEIAPIDTLVEQFELSKIGKSSAIFDFQKLKWMNSVYLRSLPIDQARALFYPYIENAGLSTSDREWLNNVIDTVRGNCEIASDIVKEISLFYGDTVKFEEDALEMLSKPEAKEVIKTAHELLHSTINENNYSAETLNIIKQKTGLKGKMLFMPFRAMVTGRLHGPELDKILPLLGFERFAKRIEYCYERFAK
- a CDS encoding GNAT family N-acetyltransferase translates to MNEMKHTTKYNIKYRDFPIEDDGDALVAILEATGFFYPEEIDIALELLNEKLKFGDSSTYQFIFAEYESTVVGYICYGKIPLTKASYDVYWIAVDPHYQGKGIGYALLQQAEEKIRHEDGKHFYIETSGRKLYQPTHAFYLKAGYTIIAVFKDFYADGDDKLVFYKKLL
- a CDS encoding YgiT-type zinc finger protein, which codes for MECLCGGILTQGKSCYSISGQHFYLVIENIPAYRCTRCGKILFEDDVVDKIQALRKRVERETKEIVTGTPSVHTYDY